Part of the Janibacter alkaliphilus genome is shown below.
CACGACCCCGATCGCGAAGGCCAGGGCGAAGAGCCACATGGCCCACGTGACCGGGTCGGGGGCGTCGCTCAGGGGCAGGGCGCCGCCCAGCAGCGGAGCGACGGTGCTCACCGTCGCCGCTGCCGGGTCGTCGGCGCCGGGGTGCTCAGCGCTCCCCGTCCGGCGCCACGGCCGGGGTCTCGTCCAGGGAGGAGGACTGGTCGTCGATCTCGGCCAGGTCCTTCAGCGCGGGGATGTGCTCGCGGCCGTGGTGAGCGCAGAAGAGCAGCTCACCGCCCGCGTGCAGACGCGCCCGCACGTACGCCCGGGCTCCGCAGCGGTCGCAGCGGTCGGCCGCGGTCAGGGGGCTCACCAGGGTTGCGTTCACGTCTCGCCTTCTTTCGTGCTCGGTGGTCTCTCGACTACGAGTGGGAACAGTCAAGCACGCCGAACCCTTCCCGCGCCGCAGGGTTACGCCCGTGGCGTACGGCACAGCCCTGAGTGCCGCCCTGGGACGACACCTCGCGGCGCCTCCACGCCACGCCACCCGCAGGGCGACCTCACCGGGGTTGTCGGCGCCGCGGGATAGTCTGCCGAGCAGCCGGTCGCCCCCGGCGGGTCGCCCCCGGCGGCCCGGCACCGGGAGGCGGCGCCGGCCGAGGACCAGACCGAGCGACCGCAGAGGACCGACCAGGCCAGTGCCCGCCACGACCGCGACCACCGCCGCCAGCACCAAGAGCGCGAAGGACTACTCCGCCCACCACCTCCAGGTCCTCGAGGGCCTGGAGGCGGTCCGCAAGCGGCCGGGCATGTACATCGGCAGCACCGACAGCCGCGGCCTGATGCACTGCCTGTGGGAGATCCTCGACAACGCCGTCGACGAGGCCCTCGGCGGGCACGGCGACCGGATCGAGGTGCTGCTGCACGCCGACGGGTCGGTGGAGATCCGGGACAACGCCCGCGGCATCCCCGTCGACATCGAGCCGCGCACCGGCCTGACCGGCGTCGAGGTGGTCTACACCAAGCTGCACGCCGGCGGGAAGTTCGGCGGCGGCAGCTACACCGCCTCCGGTGGTCTGCACGGGGTCGGCGCGTCGGTGGTCAACGCGCTCTCCTCCCGGCTCGACGTCGAGGTCGACCGGGGCGGCAAGACGTACGCGATGAGCTTCCGCCGGGGTGAGCCCGGCCGGTTCGCCGACGACGCCGGGACCAGCGGCAGCAAGTCGCCGGAGAGCGACTTCGCCCCCTACGACAAGGGCAGCGAGCTCGAGGTCGTCGGCAAGGCCAAGCGGGGCGTGACCGGGACGCGGGTGCGCTTCTGGGCCGACCGGCAGATCTTCGTCCGGGACGCCCGGCTCGACCTGGAGGCGCTGACCCAGCGGGTGCGCCAGACCTCCTTCCTCGTCCCCGGACTGACCATCGTCGTGCGCGACGAGCGGGGGATCGACGGCGCCGAGCCGACCGAGGAGGTCTTCCACCACGAGGGCGGCATCAGCGAGTTCGCCGAGTTCCTCGCCCCCGACCCGGCGGTCACCGACGTCTGGCGCCTGCAGGGCGAGGGCACCTTCACCGAGACCGTCCCGGTGCTCGACGACAAGGGGCACATGACCCCCACCGAGGTCGAGCGCACCT
Proteins encoded:
- a CDS encoding DUF7455 domain-containing protein; this encodes MNATLVSPLTAADRCDRCGARAYVRARLHAGGELLFCAHHGREHIPALKDLAEIDDQSSSLDETPAVAPDGER